One region of Chryseobacterium sp. SORGH_AS_0447 genomic DNA includes:
- a CDS encoding MerR family transcriptional regulator, producing MKINLPDKLYYSIGEVAKAFDVNTSLIRYWEQEFPIIKPKKNKKGNRYFTPEDIKNLQIIYHLVKEKGYTLDGAKIALTTNSKISETITLIDRLEFVKAELLKLKESLTEKDEE from the coding sequence ATGAAGATAAACTTACCCGATAAACTGTATTATTCCATAGGAGAAGTCGCAAAAGCTTTTGATGTAAACACTTCACTGATACGGTATTGGGAACAGGAATTTCCGATCATCAAGCCAAAAAAGAATAAAAAAGGCAACCGGTACTTCACTCCTGAAGACATCAAAAATCTCCAAATCATCTACCATCTCGTAAAAGAAAAAGGCTACACCCTCGATGGTGCCAAGATTGCGTTAACGACCAACAGCAAAATCTCCGAGACCATTACCCTGATCGATAGGCTGGAATTTGTAAAGGCTGAATTGCTGAAACTGAAGGAATCACTGACGGAGAAAGATGAAGAATAG
- a CDS encoding helix-turn-helix transcriptional regulator codes for MNSISVLHIDLFQQDKNTSDFYFNTMQNHLATSHRHIEKAHRHDFYATILFTGGSGVHEIDFHTYEVSAGSLFFMSPGQVHSWELSDDIEGYIFFCSQDFYEMHYVNQKLRNFPFFGSVNFPRKLQLDISELNNSVALMTALQKEYQSQEIMKDGMMLSLMSQIFIQSARLFSRDSNHSAASASLSYFKHYQEFERLVEAHFTKEKSIAFYAALLNISPKHLNRITQTVVQKTATEIITERVVLEAKRMLMYLDESLVDIAFRLGYEEYSYFVRVFRKTSGMTPTQFIKMYKS; via the coding sequence ATGAATTCTATTTCTGTCCTTCATATCGATCTTTTTCAGCAGGATAAAAATACTTCGGATTTTTATTTCAATACGATGCAGAATCATCTGGCCACAAGCCATCGGCATATCGAAAAAGCGCACCGCCACGACTTTTATGCCACCATTCTTTTTACCGGGGGAAGCGGAGTGCATGAGATCGATTTTCATACCTATGAAGTTTCGGCAGGAAGCCTGTTTTTCATGTCTCCTGGGCAGGTTCACAGCTGGGAACTTTCGGATGATATTGAAGGCTATATTTTCTTTTGTTCGCAGGACTTTTATGAAATGCATTATGTCAATCAGAAATTAAGGAATTTCCCGTTTTTCGGATCCGTTAATTTTCCCAGAAAATTACAGTTGGATATTTCTGAACTAAACAATTCCGTTGCCTTGATGACCGCCCTGCAAAAGGAATATCAATCTCAGGAGATCATGAAAGATGGAATGATGCTTTCTCTGATGTCGCAGATTTTTATTCAGTCGGCAAGGTTATTTTCCAGGGATTCCAATCATTCTGCAGCATCAGCAAGTCTTTCTTATTTTAAACATTACCAGGAATTTGAAAGGCTGGTGGAAGCGCATTTCACAAAAGAGAAGTCGATTGCTTTTTACGCTGCGCTGCTGAATATTTCTCCCAAGCATCTCAACCGGATTACCCAGACCGTCGTTCAGAAAACCGCTACCGAAATTATTACGGAAAGGGTAGTTCTGGAAGCCAAAAGAATGCTGATGTATCTGGATGAAAGCCTGGTGGACATTGCTTTCAGGTTAGGCTACGAAGAATATTCCTATTTTGTAAGGGTATTCCGGAAAACTTCCGGAATGACGCCGACGCAATTTATTAAAATGTATAAATCCTAA